Sequence from the Christiangramia fulva genome:
TTCCTTGAAAAAGGAAGTAGTGGCCTGATAATTTTCTGGTTTTCGGTTTTGATACCAGTTAAACCTTCGGGTCCCGTTCCCCTTATAAGATTGATCAAAAAGGTTTCCAGGTTATCATTCGCGTGATGCGCGGTAAGAATAAAATCAAATTTAAGGGTTTGACGAAGCTGTTCAAACCAGTCATAACGAAGGTCGCGGGCAGCCATTTGAATGGAAATTCCCTTTTCTTCAGCGTATTTTTCAGTATTGAAATTTTCGGTATAGACTTCTGCTTCTAACGAATCAGCCAGGTCAACCACAAAAGCTTCATCTCCATCGCTTTCCTCGCCGCGCAGATTGAAATTACAATGAGCCAGCGCAAAATCCAGTTTTGCCACATAACAAAAATGGGCGAGCACAACACTGTCCACTCCTCCACTTACCGCCAGCAATAACCGATTGTTACAGAGAAACGGAAATCTTGATTTTATAAGATTTTTAAAGTCCTTTTCTATCATTTTACCAAAGATACAAAAAGACCATTCCTATTTATCTAAATGGAAGGCCTAACCTGTTAAACCTCGCTTTTACCGGCAGAAAGTACTTCGCGCATGGCCTTTGCTTTCAGTAGACATTCTTCGTATTCCTTATTTGGATTAGACCTGGCGGTAATGGCACCACCTACCGAAAATGAGAGGTATTTATTTTCCGAATTATAAAGGATACTTCGTATCACCACGTTGAAATCGAAATCACCTTCAGGAGAAAAGTAACCAACGGCCCCGCTGTAGAGTCCGCGTTTGGTCTGCTCAAGTTCCTCGATGATCTTCATTGCAGAGATTTTTGGAGCTCCGGTCATACTACCCATTGGGAAACTGGTTCGCAGAGCTTCCACCGGCGGTATAGTATCGGCGATTTTCGCCCTTACCGAAGAAATGAGCTGATGCACTTGCCGGAACGTATAAACCTTGCAGAGTTCATCTACCTTTACGCTTCCTTTTTTCGCTATACGGGAAAGGTCATTGCGCACAAGGTCTACGATCATAACATTTTCGGAATGTTCCTTTGGATCTAACGCCAGTTCCCGGGCAATTTCAAGGTCTTCTTCCGGATCATCGCTTCTCCTCGCAGTTCCTTTTATGGGCTGGGACAAAAGATCTTTTCCTTTTTTCTTCAGATATCTTTCAGGGGAGGCAGAAATAAGATTGAAATTTTCCAGTTTCAGAAATGCCGCGAATGGTGGTTTCGAAATCTGATTTAACGACTGATAGATCTCAATGGCATTCAGGTCAACATTTTCGGCATAGAATTCCTGGCAGAAATTGGCCTCGTAAATATCACCGCGATGAATATGCCGAAGCATTTCGTTTACCTTTTCTAAATACTGGTCTGGTGAAATCCGGGGTTTTACCTGAATATTTGGCAATTTTTCAGGGGAAGAAACATCAGTGGAAGAAATTTGGTTAAAATCGGTGTCTATTTCATCATCAAGCATTTTTAGATAATGAAATTCGACTTTATTTCCTTTTAAAAAGATCAGTTTTTGAGGCTGAAAAAAATAAAGATCCGGAAATTGGAGTCCGTCAAAATTTTCCGATTTCAGGTCTTCCACATCATTTTTCAGGTCGTAGCTCAGGTAACCAAAGATCCAGTCACCGGTAGTTTCCTGGTATTCCTTTAATTTATCAAAAGCGTTGAAATGATCGGTTTTTAAAGCGGTGAAAGCCTCGACGGCAAGAATGGCGTCATATTCCCCGTTTTCTGACTGATATTCATTACTATCCAGCCATACAATTTCTCTGGAATGAAGGCTCCATTCCAGCAAACGCTGTTTGAATTTTGTCAGGTCCTTTATTTCAAAAATTCTAGAAGTACGCACTTACTCATCAATTTGATGCACAAAGGTAGTAAGCACATCGTCAATTCCTATATCAAAAACCTCGTTGGTGATCTTTCCATCCTGAAAATTGTCTTTAAAAGAAGGCAAACTGAAACTTTCAATGACCTCACCTCCAAATCTAGTTAAGATATTTTTAGTGTATTCAAGCGAAGAGCGGGCTCCTCTTTTGCCGGGCGAAGTACTAAACAACAGGATTTTTTTGTCTTCTAGAAAATCGCGCTGTAAGCGTGAAAGCCAATCTATCGTATTTTTAAAAAAAACTGACGGACCTCCATTATGCTCATTAACAGCAATGATAAGGGCATCATGCTCCCGGATAAGCTGATGGATTTTTTTAAGGTTTTCCGGAAATCCCTGCTTCCTTTCCAGATCCACTCCAAACAGCGGTAAAGGATAATCTGTAAGTTTTATGCGGGTTATTTCATGGCCCTGGATCCGATCGAGTATATTGTCTAGAAGTTGCTGATTGATGGAAGTACTGCTATTTGAGCCAGCGAAACTAAGGATTTTCTTCATAATCGAAATTTAACTAAAAGTATCAATTTTTTAATGTAGAATGCAAAAAGGCACCATTTTCATGATGCCTTCACAGTTTTATAATACTAATAAGTTAACTTCTGTTCTTACGTTTCGCTGCTTTAGCAGCGCGTTTTTCCTTTAGCGACAATACCGGCTCTTTTTTAGCCGAATTCTTCGAAGGTGATTTTTCTTTTCCCATGATTTCTGAAATTTGGAATTACTTGTTAAATGTAGTGAATGTTATAATACAATATTCAAATTTTTGCAGTGAACAGGGAATTTTTAAATCACCTTAGATTATGTTTCAAAAGAAAAAACCACCCGCAAAAGGTGGTCTTTAAAAATTTTATTTCGTCCAGAAGGTGACCTCTCGACTACCTACCACGGCAGGCAGGCGCTCGAGGTGACAGTTCCCAGCCTGCTCGAGGAGACAAATCATTTGTTAAGATTCTGAAACAAGTTCAGAATGACGTTAATAAGAATTTTTAGACAACCTTTTATGTTGAATTTCAACCCGAAAGTCTCCTCGAGCGCAGTCGAGAGGTTTTACACGTGCAAAGCCCTGTTATCAGTGGCCGCAAGTGCCGCTTCTTTCATCGCTTCAGCAAATGTTGGGTGAGCATGGCTCATTCTCGAAATATCTTCGGCAGAAGCCCTGAATTCCATAGCCGTAACCGCTTCAGCAATCAAATCGGCCATACGGGCTCCAATCAGGTGAATTCCCAGCACCTCATCGGTCTTTTCATCGGCAAGGATCTTTACAAATCCGTCGAGATCGCCGCTGGCACGGGACCGACCCAAAGCGCGCATAGGGAATTTACCTTCCTTATATTTTACACCTTCCTCTTTTAACTGCTCTTCGGTCTTTCCAACCGCGGCAACTTCAGGCCAGGTATATACCACGCCAGGAATAAGGTTATAATCTATATGTGGTTTTTGACCAGCCATCAATTCGGCGACCATGGTGCCTTCTTCTTCGGCTTTATGCGCGAGCATGGCTCCGCGAACCACATCTCCAATCGCGTAGATATTATCGGCAGAAGTCTGAAGGTGATCGTTCACTTTCACTCGACCTTTATCATCCAACTCAACTCCGGCTGCTTCAGCATTCAATCCATCTGTAAATGGTCGGCGACCAACAGAAACAAGGCAGTAGTCTCCTTTCAGTTCGATCTCTTTATCCTTTTTATCATCGGCTTTTACCACGATCTCATCACCATTCCTTTCCACCGATTTCACCTTGGTGCTCACATGGAATTTAATCCCCTGCTTTTTCAATACCTTCTGAAGTTCTTTGGAAAGCGCTCCATCCATGGTAGGAATGATGCGATCCATAAACTCCACAACGGTCACTTCTGCTCCAAGCCGACGGTATACCTGACCGAGTTCGAGACCAATAACTCCGCCCCCGATCACGATCATATGTTTTGGCACTTCTTTCAGCGTTAAAGCTTCAGTAGAAGTGATCACTCTCTCTTTGTCAAGCTCGATGAACGGAAGATTAGCAGGTTTCGATCCAGTCGCGATAATGATCTTTTTCGCCTCTATCGTCTGGGTTTCGCCATCTTTTTCAATATTGATGTGGGTCTTATCTTTAAAAGAACCTACGCCATGAATCACATCGATTTTATTTTTATCCATGAGGAACTTCACACCATCACAGGTCTGACTCACCACCGATGATTTACGCTCCATCATTTTTTCAAGATTCAGTTTTACCTCGCCCGGAATTTCTATCCCATGTTCCTCAAAATGAGCAATGGCGTCGTGATAATGATGAGAAGAATCGAGCAGCGCTTTACTCGGGATACAGCCAACGTTAAGACAGGTACCTCCAAGAGTGGAATATTTTTCAATGATTGCAGTTTTCATTCCTAACTGGGCGCAACGAATGGCCGCCACATAACCTCCGGGACCCGAACCGATCACTGCAACATCATATGTACTCATAATAGCTTGTTTTTTACTGATTTTTTAACAAATTGAACACAAAAGTACGACTATTCTTGGCAATGACCAATGTAGCATTACGTACAATCCAAAATTTTAAGAATCAGAGGTTGATCACCGTCGTTTCCTTGACTTTATTAATGGTGAAGATACTCGTGGTCGAGCCTATATGGTCGAGATTCGTGAGTTTGGTGACCATGAATTCGCGGTATGCATCCATGTCTTTTACCAGGACTTTTAAAATATAATCGTAATCACCGCTCACGTGAAGGCATTCGGTAACCTCCGGAAGATGCGCTACTTCCTTTTCGAATTTGTGGAGAAAATCCTTTTTATGCTGAATGAGTTTTACCTGACAAAGCACCATAAAGCCTTTTTCTATTTTTTCGGGAGCAAGAACGGCTACATATTTTGAAATGATGCCGGCCTTTTCCAGTTTTCGAATACGCTCATATACTGCGGTTACCGAAAGTCCGAGATCATTCGAAATTTCCTTATTTGTCTTTTTGCTGTCCTGCTGGAGGTGCATCAGTATCTTCCGGTCCAGTTCATCGATTTTCATCCAAAAAATTTTCATCAAAAATAGGAATATATTGCCTGAAACAGAATATTGATCGTACATATTGAATTTTTATAGATTTATTATCTGAATATGATCAGGATCATTGTTTTTTATTCCTCATTCTCTCAACTTTGAGTCACTAAAACTAAAGACATGAAGTACAAACCGGCAGATCGCATTCAGGATTTGCAATATTTTGGCGAATTTGGAGGAGTGAATCCTTCAATTTCCGATTCATCGACCTATACCTTCCTTTCCGCAAAAACCATGTTCGATACCTTTGAGGGAAATGCGGAAGGTTGTTATCTATATTCCCGCCACTCCTCGCCTTCCAATCTTTACCTGGGTGAAGCCCTTGCCGCTATGGAAGGAACCGAAACGGCGAATGTAACCGCCTCGGGCATGGGAGCGATTACTTCGGCCCTTCTTCAGCTTTGTAAAAACGGCGATCATATTGTTTGCAGCCGCACTATTTATGGCGGTACCTATGCCTTTCTGAAGAATTTCGCACCTCAGCTGGGTATTACCACCACTTTTGTGGATATTACAAAAACCGATGTGGTTGAAGCCGCAATTCAGAAAAATACAAAAGTGATCTATTGTGAGAGCGTAAGTAATCCGTTGCTTGAAGTGGCCGATATTGAAGAACTGGCAAAAATCGCTAAAACCAACAAGCTGCAGCTTCTGGTTGATAATACCTTTTCGCCATTATCTATAAGTCCGGCAAAATTAGGCGCCGATGTGGTGATTCACAGCCTTACTAAATTCATCAACGGCAGCAGCGATACAGTTGGCGGCGTGGTTTGCGGCTCCCGTGATTTTATCAATGACCTGCGGAATGTGAACGACGGCGCAGCGATGCTTCTGGGTCCGACCATGGATAGCCTCAGGGCAGCATCCATTTTAAAGAATTTACGTACACTTCATATTCGCATGAAACAACACAGCCATAACGCGCAGTTTTTAGCTGAAAAATTCCAGGAAGACGGATTTAAAACCGTTTACCCCGGGCTAAAATCTCATCCGGGACATGTACTCTTCAAAAAAATGATGAACGAAGACTATGGTTTTGGCGGAATGCTTACCATAGATGTTGGTTCTCTGGCCAAGGCCAATGAACTTATGGAACTCATGCAGAAAGAAAATCTGGGCTACCTCGCCGTAAGCCTTGGTTTCTATAAAACATTATTCAGCGCTCCCGGCACTTCTACTTCTTCTGAAATTCCGGAAGAAGAACAAAGAGAAATGGGACTCAGCGACGGACTCATTCGTTTTTCCATTGGTCTGGACAATAATATCGAGAGGACCTACGAAAAAATGAAAGAATGTATGATCAAGGTTGGAGTACTCGAGGCTGAAATAGCCTAAATTTTTGCAGGATTAAACCGAAAGTCGTAAAATTACGATCAGAAAAAATGATCAAAATTAACGACCGGTTTTAAAATGAAGACCTCACCACAATTCTGAAAACAGAAGTTGTGGTGAGGTTTTTATTTTTAAATACTGAGATATCAAATAATTATATGGAAAACTCTACTGCGAATCCAGAAAATGAACCAATCATTGAGAATCGCGAACTGAATATCTGGGAAGCCCTTATTCCCGTTGTTGCACTTATCGGAATGCTAGCCTTTAACGTCTGGGTTTTTGGCGATTCAGCATTAGACGGGTCCAATCAGTTTATTCTTTTAATGGGAGGAGCAGTCGCCGCAATAGTAGGCCATTTCAATAAAGTGAAGTTTGAAACCATGCTCGATGAAGTAGCCCGAAATATACAGAGTACGGCAGGAGCGATTTTGATCCTTCTGATGGTTGGAGCGCTTGCTGGGACATGGCTGATAAGTGGAATTATTCCCACGATGATCTATTACGGACTCCAAATTCTGAATCCGACGATTTTTCTGGCAGCAACTGTGATTATTTGCTCCATTATTTCTGTCGCCACTGGAAGTTCCTGGACCACCTCAGCTACGGTAGGAATCGCGCTGGTGGGAATTGCCGATGCCTTGGGAATTCCGCTGGGAATGACTGCCGGGGCCATACTTTCGGGAGCTTATTTTGGTGATAAAATGTCGCCCTTAAGCGACACTACCAACCTTGCACCTGCCATGGCGGGAACCGATCTTTTTACACATATAAGATATATGGCAATTACCACGGTGCCTACAATAACCATTACCATCATTATTTTCATCATCATAGGCCTGAATCTTGATACTCATGGAACTACCGACACTTCGGCCATCCTTAATTCTATAGATTCAGCTTTTAATATAAGTCCGTGGCTGTTCCTGGTGCCCGTGATAGTTATTGTCCTTATTATAAAGAAAACCTCTCCTCTCGTAGCCCTTCTTATAGGAACACTGCTGGGAGCCGTTGCCGCCCTTATCGCACAGCCTCATGTGGTCCTGGCGATTAGTGGCAGTGAACATTTAGATTTTATCAGCGGCTATAAAGGCATTATGAAAGCCATCACCGTTGATACCGCCGTACAAACCGATTCAGAGGCTTTAAATGATCTTTTTGCTTCCAGTGGAATGGCCGGAATGCTCGGAACCATCTGGCTTATACTTTGTGCGATGGTTTTTGGCGGAATTATGGAAGCCATCGGAGCCCTGGCAAAAATCAGCAAGGCATTACTGAATATGTTCCATACCACTTTTGGTTTGTTTGCCAGCACGGTAGGAAGTTGTGTGGCTCTGAATGCGACAGCTTCAGATCAATACCTGGCCATTGTCGTCCCGGGTAAAATGTTTGCAAACGCTTACCGGGAAAAAGGCCTTGCTCCTGAAAACCTTAGCCGAACGCTCGAAGATTCAGGTACGGTTACCTCTGTTCTTGTTCCTTGGAATACCTGTGGTGCTTACCATAGCGGAGTGCTTGGAGTACCTACCTTAAGTTATATTGGTTACGCCTTTTTCAATTACCTGAGTCCGTTTATGACTTTACTCTACGCGGCATTGAATATTAAAATCAGGAGACTTACCGACAAGAAAAAATAAGAATTGTTTAATTCCAGACTTAAATTTCTGTCAATCTGCTAATTATAAATTCCATTTATTGTAAATATTAAAAGCTATAAGCAACTTCTATTTAACAATAAAATTTTAGAATTTTCATTCCTTTAAAAACAGAGCTTAAGGCTTAATTTTGTTGGTGAAAAAGAAAGATAAATAGTTTAATTTTTAAAACGATCTAACAATATGGCTTTAGTAGGAAAAAAATTTCCAAATCTTAGCGTAAACGCAATGAATGGGATGGGTGACACTTTCCAAATAAATGTTTTGGAAGAGGCCCAGAAAAACAATAAAAAAGTATTGCTTTTCTGGTACCCAAAAGATTTCACCTTTGTGTGCCCAACCGAACTTCACGCTTTTCAAAAAGCTCTGGAAGAATTTGAAAAAAGAAATGTAATGGTGATCGGAGCTTCCTGTGATACTCCCGAAGTTCACTTCGCCTGGTTAAACACTCCAAAAGATAACGGGGGAATCGAAGGTGTAACTTACCCAATTCTTGCCGATTCTAATCGCAACCTTAGCTCAAGACTTGATATTCTTGATATCTCCAATGAATCTTATGATGAGGAAACAGGTGCTTTGACCGTTGAAGGTGATAATGTAACTTACCGTGCAACCTATCTTATCGATGAGGAAGGAACAATTTTCCACGAAAGCATTAACCATATGCCACTTGGAAGAAACGTAAATGAATTCCTTCGTTTGATCGACGCTTACACTCACGTTCAGGAAAAAGGAGAGGTTTGCCCTGCCAACTGGGAAGAAGGTAAAGAAGCGATGAATGCTGACCGCGAAGGTGTTGCTAACTACCTTAGCTTAAATTAAGAAAACGGGAAAATTATTGCTATGATTCACGAATTAGAACAGGATAACTTAAGCGAACTGGTAGAAAACAACGAAACAGTGGTTGTGCAATACATGGCCGGATGGTGCGGAAACTGCCGTTTGATGAAGCCCAAGTTCAAAAAACTGGCTTCAGAAAACGAAAATGCTAAATTTATAATGGTGGATGCTGAAAAATATCCGGAATCGCGTAAACTGGCTACCGTTGATAACCTGCCAACCTTCGCGACCTTTAAAAACGGAAGTTTTAAGAATCAGGTTCAAACCAATAAGTTTGACCAGTTAAAAAACTTAGTCGATGAAGTTACCAGTAATTAGACATCTGCAGAAGAACAATGAGGTTGAGAAGCTTGAGCACACTATAGAAGTGCTGGAAAATTTCACCGAACACCGCTCGGTTTCTGAAGAAGAAATGGATGTGATAGGCGAATTGCTCACCAACCTTTGCGGAGCTGTGGAAGTCCATAAAATGATTGAAGACGGAGTTCCCGAAAGGGATGCCGCTAATAATTTTGTGAAGAAAGTGTTAGGTTCTATAGACAAATAACTTTCTTCATCCCCATAAATAAAGGCTGTTTTCGCAAGAAGGCAGCCTTTTCTGTTTTATGAAAATTTTAGTAATAAGCCGTTTTCATTCTTCTAAATTTATAAGGAGTAAAACCATCACAATATGGCAAAAATAGATTTTGAAGGAGAAAAAGTGACGACCTATGGGAACCTTCCCCCAATTGGAGAAAAGGCTCCCCATTTTGAATTAATCAAATCTGATCTTTCCATTGCAACCTTAGAAGACTTTAAAGGAAAAAGAATAATAATGAATATTTTTCCAAGTATAGACACCGGTGTCTGTGCCACTTCGGTCAAAAATTTCAACGAGAAGGCAACAAAACTTGACAATACCGTTGTTTTATGTATATCCCGGGACCTTCCCTTTGCGCAACAGCGGTTTGTTAACGATGAAGGCCTGAAAAACGTGGTAAACCTCTCCGATTTCAAAGACCGGAATTTTGGAAAGGACTACGGCGTTGAAATGATTGATGGCCCCTGGGAAACCCTTCTCTCAAGAGCCGTTTTGGTTCTGGACGAAACCGGAAAAGTAATTTATTCTGAACAGGTGCCTAAAATTGAGGAGGAACCTGATTATCTTGCAGCACTGAAAACGCTTTTATAATGAAAAACAGTTTCCTCGGAAAAAGGATCAGAGGAGGTGGATACGCGATGAAAGGCGCATGGCTGTTGTTAATGCATGAGCCTAGCATTCAGGTGCAGTTTGTTATTTCAATTTTGGTGTGTATTGCCGGACTTTATTTCGACATCTCGAAAACCGAATGGATCGCGCAGTTCTTTGCCATTGGCCTGGTGATGACCGCTGAAGGATTGAACACAGCCGTTGAAGCAATTGCCGACTTTGTACACCCCGATTTCCATGCGAAGATCGGCCATATCAAAGATGTTGCCGCGGGCTCGGTCTTTATTGCCGCAGTTACGGCAGTTATTATCGCCGCTTTTATTTATTTCCCTTATATTTTCTAACCGGGTTAAAATCCTACACCTAAGCGTGATCTTAAAAATGATTTAGGCAGCCCTGAGTTCAGGAAGTTAACGGAATAGACAATACCGGAATTGCCGATTCTGATGCCATGATCCTCGTTTTGCTGCGGTGAATAATAGATTCCCAGAAATTATACTTCTGCGGAATCATTACCAGGAGGTCTGCAGGTAAAGTTTTGATCTCCTGCCTGATCTCATTTAGGATCATATCAGATTTTATCTCTTTGAAATCGTAGTCGGAGCCTTCGAATTCCTGAAGAATAGTTCGGGAACATTCCTTTTTCAAATTGCGGTTCACATGAAAAATTTCGATTTTGGCTTTGAAAAAATCG
This genomic interval carries:
- the pabB gene encoding aminodeoxychorismate synthase component I yields the protein MRTSRIFEIKDLTKFKQRLLEWSLHSREIVWLDSNEYQSENGEYDAILAVEAFTALKTDHFNAFDKLKEYQETTGDWIFGYLSYDLKNDVEDLKSENFDGLQFPDLYFFQPQKLIFLKGNKVEFHYLKMLDDEIDTDFNQISSTDVSSPEKLPNIQVKPRISPDQYLEKVNEMLRHIHRGDIYEANFCQEFYAENVDLNAIEIYQSLNQISKPPFAAFLKLENFNLISASPERYLKKKGKDLLSQPIKGTARRSDDPEEDLEIARELALDPKEHSENVMIVDLVRNDLSRIAKKGSVKVDELCKVYTFRQVHQLISSVRAKIADTIPPVEALRTSFPMGSMTGAPKISAMKIIEELEQTKRGLYSGAVGYFSPEGDFDFNVVIRSILYNSENKYLSFSVGGAITARSNPNKEYEECLLKAKAMREVLSAGKSEV
- a CDS encoding NADPH-dependent FMN reductase, which encodes MKKILSFAGSNSSTSINQQLLDNILDRIQGHEITRIKLTDYPLPLFGVDLERKQGFPENLKKIHQLIREHDALIIAVNEHNGGPSVFFKNTIDWLSRLQRDFLEDKKILLFSTSPGKRGARSSLEYTKNILTRFGGEVIESFSLPSFKDNFQDGKITNEVFDIGIDDVLTTFVHQIDE
- the lpdA gene encoding dihydrolipoyl dehydrogenase, whose translation is MSTYDVAVIGSGPGGYVAAIRCAQLGMKTAIIEKYSTLGGTCLNVGCIPSKALLDSSHHYHDAIAHFEEHGIEIPGEVKLNLEKMMERKSSVVSQTCDGVKFLMDKNKIDVIHGVGSFKDKTHINIEKDGETQTIEAKKIIIATGSKPANLPFIELDKERVITSTEALTLKEVPKHMIVIGGGVIGLELGQVYRRLGAEVTVVEFMDRIIPTMDGALSKELQKVLKKQGIKFHVSTKVKSVERNGDEIVVKADDKKDKEIELKGDYCLVSVGRRPFTDGLNAEAAGVELDDKGRVKVNDHLQTSADNIYAIGDVVRGAMLAHKAEEEGTMVAELMAGQKPHIDYNLIPGVVYTWPEVAAVGKTEEQLKEEGVKYKEGKFPMRALGRSRASGDLDGFVKILADEKTDEVLGIHLIGARMADLIAEAVTAMEFRASAEDISRMSHAHPTFAEAMKEAALAATDNRALHV
- a CDS encoding Lrp/AsnC family transcriptional regulator; this translates as MKIDELDRKILMHLQQDSKKTNKEISNDLGLSVTAVYERIRKLEKAGIISKYVAVLAPEKIEKGFMVLCQVKLIQHKKDFLHKFEKEVAHLPEVTECLHVSGDYDYILKVLVKDMDAYREFMVTKLTNLDHIGSTTSIFTINKVKETTVINL
- a CDS encoding aminotransferase class I/II-fold pyridoxal phosphate-dependent enzyme translates to MKYKPADRIQDLQYFGEFGGVNPSISDSSTYTFLSAKTMFDTFEGNAEGCYLYSRHSSPSNLYLGEALAAMEGTETANVTASGMGAITSALLQLCKNGDHIVCSRTIYGGTYAFLKNFAPQLGITTTFVDITKTDVVEAAIQKNTKVIYCESVSNPLLEVADIEELAKIAKTNKLQLLVDNTFSPLSISPAKLGADVVIHSLTKFINGSSDTVGGVVCGSRDFINDLRNVNDGAAMLLGPTMDSLRAASILKNLRTLHIRMKQHSHNAQFLAEKFQEDGFKTVYPGLKSHPGHVLFKKMMNEDYGFGGMLTIDVGSLAKANELMELMQKENLGYLAVSLGFYKTLFSAPGTSTSSEIPEEEQREMGLSDGLIRFSIGLDNNIERTYEKMKECMIKVGVLEAEIA
- the nhaC gene encoding Na+/H+ antiporter NhaC, with the translated sequence MENSTANPENEPIIENRELNIWEALIPVVALIGMLAFNVWVFGDSALDGSNQFILLMGGAVAAIVGHFNKVKFETMLDEVARNIQSTAGAILILLMVGALAGTWLISGIIPTMIYYGLQILNPTIFLAATVIICSIISVATGSSWTTSATVGIALVGIADALGIPLGMTAGAILSGAYFGDKMSPLSDTTNLAPAMAGTDLFTHIRYMAITTVPTITITIIIFIIIGLNLDTHGTTDTSAILNSIDSAFNISPWLFLVPVIVIVLIIKKTSPLVALLIGTLLGAVAALIAQPHVVLAISGSEHLDFISGYKGIMKAITVDTAVQTDSEALNDLFASSGMAGMLGTIWLILCAMVFGGIMEAIGALAKISKALLNMFHTTFGLFASTVGSCVALNATASDQYLAIVVPGKMFANAYREKGLAPENLSRTLEDSGTVTSVLVPWNTCGAYHSGVLGVPTLSYIGYAFFNYLSPFMTLLYAALNIKIRRLTDKKK
- a CDS encoding peroxiredoxin; the encoded protein is MALVGKKFPNLSVNAMNGMGDTFQINVLEEAQKNNKKVLLFWYPKDFTFVCPTELHAFQKALEEFEKRNVMVIGASCDTPEVHFAWLNTPKDNGGIEGVTYPILADSNRNLSSRLDILDISNESYDEETGALTVEGDNVTYRATYLIDEEGTIFHESINHMPLGRNVNEFLRLIDAYTHVQEKGEVCPANWEEGKEAMNADREGVANYLSLN
- a CDS encoding thioredoxin family protein; protein product: MIHELEQDNLSELVENNETVVVQYMAGWCGNCRLMKPKFKKLASENENAKFIMVDAEKYPESRKLATVDNLPTFATFKNGSFKNQVQTNKFDQLKNLVDEVTSN
- a CDS encoding DUF6952 family protein, whose amino-acid sequence is MKLPVIRHLQKNNEVEKLEHTIEVLENFTEHRSVSEEEMDVIGELLTNLCGAVEVHKMIEDGVPERDAANNFVKKVLGSIDK
- the tpx gene encoding thiol peroxidase, which produces MAKIDFEGEKVTTYGNLPPIGEKAPHFELIKSDLSIATLEDFKGKRIIMNIFPSIDTGVCATSVKNFNEKATKLDNTVVLCISRDLPFAQQRFVNDEGLKNVVNLSDFKDRNFGKDYGVEMIDGPWETLLSRAVLVLDETGKVIYSEQVPKIEEEPDYLAALKTLL
- a CDS encoding diacylglycerol kinase, with amino-acid sequence MKNSFLGKRIRGGGYAMKGAWLLLMHEPSIQVQFVISILVCIAGLYFDISKTEWIAQFFAIGLVMTAEGLNTAVEAIADFVHPDFHAKIGHIKDVAAGSVFIAAVTAVIIAAFIYFPYIF